The Chitinophagales bacterium genomic sequence AAACAGCCTTAGATGCAGGCTATAAGATACTTAATGGTGGTGGTTCTGCCATGGATGCCGTTGTAGCGGCCATTACCGAGTTGGAAGACAACCCTTTGTTCAATGCAGGCAGGGGAGCAGTGTTTACCAAAAAAGGGCTGAACGAAATGGATGCCGCGATCATGAATGGTAAAACACTGGAAGCAGGTGCCATTGCAGGCGTTCGCAACATTAAGAACCCGATCGTATTGGCAAGAGAGGTAATGTTGCATTCAGGGCATGTTTTCCTGAGTGGCAGCGGTGCAGCAGAATTCGCTATTTCAAGGGGGATGGTGCAAACCCCTGATGAATATTTCTTCAATAAACTCCGATACGACCAGTGGGTAGAGATACGTGATAGTGATTTCTACCAACTTGACCATAAAGCAGACAACCTGAAAGGCGCTCCTAATCCTGACCATAAATTTGGTACAGTGGGAGCTGTAGCCTGTGATGCGGATGGCAACCTGGCTGCAGGTACCTCTACCGGCGGTATGACCAACAAAAGGTTTGGCCGCATAGGCGATAGCCCGGTAATAGGTGCAGGCACTTATGCTAACAATGCTACCTGCGCTATTAGCTGCACAGGTCATGGAGAACCTTTCCTCAGGGCTGTAGTTGCTCATGATGTTAGCTGCCTGATGGAATATAAAGGTCTGTCATTACAGGAAGCCTGCGAAATAGTGGTAAAAGACAAACTGGTAAAAATAGGCGGCGAAGGTGGTTTGATTGCAGTTGACAGTTCGGGTAATGGCTTGTTCTGCTTCAACTCTGCTGGCATGTATCGTGCTATCAAAAACAGTGAAGGCAGAGAGGAGATAGCCTATTATGGCGA encodes the following:
- a CDS encoding isoaspartyl peptidase/L-asparaginase, which gives rise to MPVTLVIHGGAGNITPAIMTPQDEKDYKQGLQTALDAGYKILNGGGSAMDAVVAAITELEDNPLFNAGRGAVFTKKGLNEMDAAIMNGKTLEAGAIAGVRNIKNPIVLAREVMLHSGHVFLSGSGAAEFAISRGMVQTPDEYFFNKLRYDQWVEIRDSDFYQLDHKADNLKGAPNPDHKFGTVGAVACDADGNLAAGTSTGGMTNKRFGRIGDSPVIGAGTYANNATCAISCTGHGEPFLRAVVAHDVSCLMEYKGLSLQEACEIVVKDKLVKIGGEGGLIAVDSSGNGLFCFNSAGMYRAIKNSEGREEIAYYGE